Proteins co-encoded in one Waddlia chondrophila WSU 86-1044 genomic window:
- a CDS encoding FliO/MopB family protein, with product MKKIILAFLILFSPLPAQEKKNDDPLEKYPEYFAEELKNADQSGDSRFFDEFIQMMIYLTGIVAFMVLFMWILKRMMSAKIQQSNRSSAIKILESRTLSQKTTLYVVGFQDKTYTIAESLNGVTKLGETRLGKANDNASFDELMTP from the coding sequence ATGAAAAAGATAATCCTTGCTTTCCTCATCCTTTTTTCTCCCTTGCCTGCCCAGGAGAAAAAAAACGATGACCCTCTGGAAAAATATCCAGAATACTTTGCTGAAGAGCTGAAGAATGCCGACCAATCCGGCGATTCCCGCTTCTTCGATGAATTCATTCAAATGATGATCTACTTGACAGGCATCGTTGCCTTTATGGTTCTTTTTATGTGGATTCTTAAAAGAATGATGTCTGCAAAAATCCAACAATCCAATCGAAGCAGCGCAATTAAAATTCTGGAAAGCCGTACTCTTTCGCAAAAAACAACGCTGTATGTCGTTGGCTTTCAAGATAAAACTTACACAATTGCCGAATCGTTAAACGGAGTCACTAAACTAGGAGAAACACGGCTGGGAAAAGCTAACGATAATGCCTCTTTCGACGAACTGATGACCCCATAA
- a CDS encoding YbjN domain-containing protein, with protein MLSITKETLIDFLKKNGFKSEIQKETGQVVSILKIANREFPLFLRPFEGSELLQLLVFIPIPIKSRAKSDLARLLHQINKELDIPGFGMDEDSDTCFYRVMLPTIDNKIDERVLESYLKSLTLICEQIAPTVIAVASEVATFEEILRKAKNAG; from the coding sequence ATGTTGTCAATCACTAAAGAAACCCTTATCGATTTTCTCAAAAAAAATGGATTCAAGTCCGAAATTCAAAAAGAAACCGGTCAAGTGGTCTCCATTCTTAAAATTGCCAATCGCGAATTTCCTCTTTTCCTACGTCCATTTGAAGGAAGCGAATTGCTGCAACTCCTGGTTTTCATCCCGATCCCTATAAAAAGCCGTGCCAAAAGCGATCTGGCTAGACTGCTGCATCAGATCAACAAAGAGTTGGACATTCCAGGATTTGGTATGGATGAAGACTCAGATACTTGCTTTTACCGAGTCATGCTACCGACTATTGATAACAAAATCGACGAACGGGTATTGGAATCTTATCTAAAATCGTTAACACTTATTTGTGAACAAATTGCGCCGACAGTAATCGCCGTAGCAAGCGAGGTTGCAACGTTTGAAGAAATTCTTAGGAAAGCAAAAAATGCCGGCTAG
- a CDS encoding carbon storage regulator, giving the protein MLVLTRKSEEKVTIGKDKKVVITILKIQGDKVSIGIEADKETPIYRNELINEENEQISRVELEAS; this is encoded by the coding sequence ATGCTAGTTCTGACCAGGAAATCAGAAGAAAAAGTCACTATTGGAAAAGATAAAAAAGTTGTCATCACAATTTTAAAAATTCAAGGAGATAAGGTATCTATAGGGATTGAAGCCGATAAAGAAACTCCTATCTACCGAAATGAACTCATCAACGAAGAAAATGAACAAATTTCCCGAGTAGAACTCGAAGCATCTTAG